A region from the Bacillus sp. BGMRC 2118 genome encodes:
- a CDS encoding aspartate carbamoyltransferase catalytic subunit, whose product MEKLLSQSGKVTVNHLVKMSDLSVFEIHELLEQAKRFEQGEKWIAERDKFVANLFFENSTRTKVSFEVAEKKLGLQVINFEADQSSVQKGETLYDTVKTLESLGVNALVIRHSQDEYFKDLLPYINIPILNAGDGCGHHPTQSLLDLYTIQQEFGRFEGLNVVIVGDIVHSRVARSNAEALTRLGANVSFSSPKQWQDTGNSFGSYVELDDAIQKADVVMLLRIQHERHADTMGLTSLEYHLMYGLTVEREKKMKPGSIIMHPAPVNRNVEIADSLVECERSRIFTQMRNGVFVRMAVLKRALLS is encoded by the coding sequence ATGGAAAAACTACTAAGTCAAAGTGGAAAAGTTACAGTAAATCATTTAGTAAAGATGAGTGATTTATCCGTTTTTGAGATCCACGAACTTCTAGAGCAAGCGAAAAGATTTGAACAAGGTGAAAAATGGATTGCTGAAAGGGATAAGTTTGTTGCGAATTTATTTTTTGAAAATAGCACTCGAACAAAAGTAAGCTTTGAAGTTGCTGAAAAGAAACTAGGTCTGCAGGTTATAAACTTTGAGGCAGATCAATCCAGTGTCCAGAAAGGTGAGACACTTTACGATACCGTCAAAACTCTCGAATCTCTTGGAGTAAATGCATTAGTAATCAGACATAGCCAAGATGAATACTTCAAAGATCTTTTGCCATACATAAACATACCAATATTAAATGCTGGAGATGGTTGTGGCCATCACCCAACTCAATCTCTTCTCGATTTATATACCATTCAACAGGAATTTGGAAGATTTGAAGGATTGAATGTTGTCATTGTTGGAGATATCGTACATAGCCGAGTGGCTAGGTCAAATGCAGAGGCCCTTACACGATTAGGGGCGAATGTCAGCTTCTCTAGTCCGAAACAATGGCAGGATACAGGTAATTCTTTTGGCTCTTATGTTGAACTAGATGACGCCATACAAAAAGCAGATGTTGTCATGCTACTCAGAATTCAGCATGAACGACATGCAGATACAATGGGTCTTACTTCCTTGGAGTATCATCTTATGTATGGATTAACAGTAGAGAGAGAAAAGAAGATGAAGCCAGGTAGCATCATTATGCATCCAGCACCAGTAAACCGAAATGTTGAAATTGCAGATAGCTTAGTAGAGTGTGAACGTTCTAGAATTTTCACTCAAATGAGAAATGGTGTTTTTGTTAGAATGGCTGTACTTAAGAGAGCATTATTAAGCTAA
- a CDS encoding dihydroorotate dehydrogenase electron transfer subunit, with protein MINMEWMTITSNKKIATNIFELTVQGELVQSMNEPGQFVHIKLSKGIEPLLRRPISICSINHSQSQFTIIFRAEGTGTKLLSEKRIGDKVHVLGPLGNGFPVHETNVQETALLVGGGIGVPPLYELSKQLVNSGVNVIHILGFQSAEQVFYESKFHQLGDTYVATVDGTYGIKGFVTDVITDKSITFDTLYACGPNPMLRALESRYPKQNVYLSLEERMGCGIGACFACVCKVPNDDTGYAYKKVCTDGPVFKIGEVVI; from the coding sequence ATGATCAACATGGAGTGGATGACCATCACTTCTAATAAGAAAATAGCAACAAACATATTCGAGTTAACCGTACAAGGAGAGCTAGTTCAAAGTATGAACGAACCTGGACAATTTGTTCATATTAAACTATCAAAAGGCATTGAGCCTTTACTTAGAAGACCGATAAGCATTTGTTCAATTAATCATAGTCAGTCACAATTTACGATTATTTTTAGAGCAGAAGGAACTGGTACAAAGCTGTTATCTGAAAAAAGAATCGGTGACAAAGTCCATGTTCTCGGGCCACTGGGAAATGGTTTTCCAGTACATGAAACGAACGTACAAGAAACTGCATTATTAGTAGGTGGGGGGATTGGAGTCCCTCCACTGTATGAACTATCCAAACAACTTGTAAATAGTGGAGTAAACGTTATTCACATTTTAGGGTTTCAATCAGCTGAGCAAGTTTTCTATGAATCCAAGTTTCATCAACTAGGTGATACGTATGTAGCAACCGTGGATGGAACGTATGGAATAAAAGGATTTGTCACAGATGTAATAACAGACAAGAGCATCACCTTTGATACTCTATACGCTTGTGGACCGAATCCAATGCTTCGTGCATTAGAATCGAGATATCCGAAACAAAATGTATATCTATCATTAGAAGAGAGAATGGGCTGTGGAATTGGAGCTTGTTTTGCTTGTGTGTGCAAAGTGCCAAACGATGATACAGGATATGCTTATAAAAAGGTATGTACAGACGGGCCGGTTTTCAAAATTGGAGAGGTGGTTATATGA
- the carA gene encoding glutamine-hydrolyzing carbamoyl-phosphate synthase small subunit: MKRQLILEDGTVFIGEGFGSLRDSIGEVVFNTGMTGYQEILSDPSYCGQIVTLTYPLIGNYGINRDDFESIQPAISGFIVKEVCEIPSNWRSQFTLNEYFKEKDIPGLAGIDTRKLTRIIRQHGTLKGAICSIDMNSEEVIDQLKSNSLPINQVSQVSTKDPYPSPGRGNRVVLVDFGMKHGILRELNNRDCDVIVVPYNTTAKEVLQLNPDGIMLSNGPGDPKDVPEAIDMISDVLGKVPVFGICLGHQLFALACGANTEKMKFGHRGSNHPVKHLGTGKVAITSQNHGYTVEEASLKGTRLEVTHVALNDGTVEGLRHLDYPAFTVQYHPEASPGPEDAGELFDEFLNMIEKSKKEGVLTNA, translated from the coding sequence ATGAAAAGACAACTGATTTTAGAGGACGGTACTGTTTTTATTGGAGAAGGCTTTGGTAGTTTAAGAGATTCAATAGGTGAAGTTGTATTTAATACAGGAATGACTGGATATCAAGAGATTTTATCGGATCCATCTTATTGTGGGCAGATTGTTACCTTAACGTACCCACTAATTGGTAACTATGGAATTAATCGTGATGATTTTGAGTCTATCCAGCCAGCAATCTCTGGATTTATTGTAAAAGAAGTATGTGAGATTCCATCAAACTGGAGAAGTCAGTTCACACTGAATGAATATTTTAAAGAAAAAGATATCCCTGGCTTAGCGGGTATTGATACAAGAAAATTAACAAGAATTATTCGTCAGCACGGAACGTTAAAAGGGGCAATTTGTAGTATCGATATGAATTCAGAGGAAGTGATTGATCAATTAAAATCAAATAGCTTGCCGATCAATCAAGTTAGTCAAGTATCAACAAAGGATCCATACCCAAGTCCAGGAAGAGGCAATCGTGTTGTTCTTGTCGACTTTGGGATGAAACACGGAATCTTGCGAGAGCTGAATAACCGTGACTGTGATGTGATTGTTGTTCCTTATAATACAACAGCAAAGGAAGTCCTTCAGTTAAATCCTGACGGAATTATGCTTTCCAACGGACCGGGAGATCCAAAAGATGTACCTGAAGCAATTGACATGATTTCAGATGTGTTAGGGAAGGTTCCTGTTTTCGGAATTTGCTTAGGTCACCAATTGTTCGCGTTAGCTTGTGGTGCAAACACGGAAAAAATGAAGTTCGGCCACCGTGGATCAAATCACCCGGTAAAACACCTTGGAACTGGCAAAGTTGCCATCACCTCACAAAATCATGGATACACAGTTGAGGAAGCATCTCTTAAAGGAACAAGACTAGAGGTGACTCATGTGGCACTGAACGATGGAACAGTTGAAGGATTACGTCATCTTGATTATCCAGCATTTACAGTACAATACCATCCTGAGGCATCACCTGGACCAGAGGATGCAGGGGAGCTATTTGATGAGTTTTTGAACATGATTGAAAAAAGCAAAAAGGAAGGGGTTCTAACAAATGCCTAA
- a CDS encoding dihydroorotase: MTTILKNGLMVNEQGEMEAIDVKIKDGIISEIRNNIQPTGIEEIIDLDNNLLIPGLVDLHVHLREPGGEHKETIETGSLAAAKGGFTTIAAMPNTRPVPDTKEQMEWLQTRINETAHVRVLPYGSITIRQLGETITNLEGLKEAGAFAFTDDGVGVQSAAVMYDAMKQAAAIGMTIVAHCEDNTLINKGSVHEGDFSLKHNINGIPSICESVQIARDVLLAEAAGVHYHVCHVSTKESVRVIRDAKKAGIQVTAEVTPHHLLLCEDDIPGLDPNFKMNPPLRSKEDRQALIDGLLDGTIDFIATDHAPHSIEEKAEGMQLAPFGIVGLETAFPLLYTYFVQKKKSTLKQLIDFLTIKPAKAFRLPFGRLEIGYEADLTVIDLHSEKKIDPKHFVSKGKNTPFTGLNCKGWPVMTIVSGNVVWKKESATV, encoded by the coding sequence ATGACGACAATACTAAAAAACGGTTTGATGGTTAACGAACAAGGAGAAATGGAAGCAATTGATGTGAAAATCAAGGATGGAATCATTTCAGAGATTCGTAACAACATTCAACCAACAGGTATAGAAGAAATCATAGATTTAGATAACAACCTTTTAATCCCAGGTTTAGTAGATTTACATGTTCACTTACGAGAGCCGGGTGGGGAACACAAGGAAACGATTGAAACAGGTTCGTTAGCAGCAGCAAAAGGTGGATTTACAACAATTGCGGCAATGCCGAATACAAGGCCAGTTCCAGATACAAAGGAACAAATGGAATGGTTACAAACACGAATTAACGAAACAGCACATGTACGTGTTCTTCCATATGGATCCATTACAATACGCCAGCTAGGAGAAACAATTACAAATCTTGAAGGTTTAAAAGAAGCAGGAGCCTTTGCATTTACGGATGACGGAGTAGGTGTTCAATCTGCCGCAGTTATGTATGATGCAATGAAACAAGCAGCAGCAATTGGAATGACAATTGTTGCACATTGTGAAGACAATACACTTATTAATAAAGGCTCAGTGCATGAAGGTGACTTTTCACTTAAACATAACATAAATGGTATCCCATCAATCTGTGAAAGTGTCCAAATTGCCAGGGATGTCCTATTAGCAGAAGCTGCAGGTGTACACTACCATGTATGTCATGTAAGTACAAAAGAATCAGTTCGTGTTATTAGAGATGCGAAGAAAGCTGGAATCCAAGTTACAGCAGAAGTTACACCACACCATCTCTTGCTATGTGAAGATGATATTCCAGGATTAGATCCTAACTTCAAAATGAATCCACCATTGCGTTCGAAAGAAGACAGGCAAGCATTAATTGACGGTTTACTTGATGGAACGATCGATTTTATTGCAACTGATCACGCACCCCATTCAATAGAAGAAAAAGCAGAAGGTATGCAGCTCGCGCCGTTTGGAATTGTAGGATTAGAAACAGCTTTTCCACTTCTATACACATACTTTGTACAGAAAAAGAAATCAACCTTAAAACAACTAATTGACTTTCTGACAATTAAACCAGCAAAAGCTTTTCGATTACCATTTGGAAGACTAGAAATTGGTTATGAGGCAGATTTAACAGTCATTGATTTACATTCAGAAAAGAAAATAGACCCTAAACATTTTGTATCTAAAGGAAAAAACACTCCATTTACAGGGCTAAATTGTAAGGGTTGGCCGGTAATGACAATCGTTTCAGGAAATGTTGTATGGAAAAAGGAGAGTGCTACAGTATGA
- the carB gene encoding carbamoyl-phosphate synthase large subunit, translating to MPKRQDIKTILVIGSGPIIIGQAAEFDYAGTQACQALKEEGYNVILVNSNPATIMTDTEMADKVYIEPLTVEFVSRIIRKERPDALLPTLGGQTGLNLAVELSESGVLDECGVEILGTKLSAIKQAEDRDLFRQLMHELDQPVPESEIIHTLEEAYDFVDKVGYPVIVRPAYTLGGTGGGICENEEELQEIVLGGLKSSPVNQCLLEKSIAGFKEIEYEVMRDSSDHAIVVCNMENIDPVGIHTGDSIVVAPSQTLSDREYQLLRNASLKIIRALKIEGGCNVQLALDPNSFQYYVIEVNPRVSRSSALASKATGYPIAKLAAKIAVGLTLDEMINPVTGKTYACFEPALDYVVSKIPRWPFDKFESANRKLGTQMKATGEVMAIGRTLEESLLKAVRSLEAGVYHIEQDYMKSLTHEDLQKRITKADDERLFVIAEAFRRGITIEQVFDWSKIDVFFLQKFWNIILLENELKENKLNVEVLTQAKKRGFADNTIAKLWNMKETEVYELRKQNGLMPVYKMVDTCAAEFESSTPYYYGTYEDENESILTEKPSVLVLGSGPIRIGQGIEFDYATVHSVWAIKEAGYEAIIINNNPETVSTDFSTSDKLYFEPLTVEDVMHVIERENPIGVIVQFGGQTAINLAAGLAEKGVKILGTSLEDLDRAENRDKFENTLTMLGIPQPEGKTATSVEEAVKVADRIGYPVLVRPSYVLGGRAMEIVYHEEELLHYMENAVKINPEHPVLIDRYLTGKEIEVDAISDGETVYIPGIMEHIERAGVHSGDSIAVYPPQSLAENLKQQIIDYTVSLAKGLHIIGLLNIQFVISKNEVFVLEVNPRSSRTVPFLSKITGVPMANLATKSILGTSLKQLGYETGYHPESEGVYVKVPVFSFAKLRRVDITLGPEMKSTGEVMGKDVTLEKALYKGLVASGISVPMYGSVLLTVADKDKEEALIIAKRFHQIGYNIMATEGTAAFISEYNIPVTVVNKIGTETPNLLDVIRKGEAQFVINTLTKGKRPARDGFRIRRESVENGVACLTSLDTAYAILRVLESMTFHTESMLPVKKAKEVVVL from the coding sequence ATGCCTAAACGTCAAGATATAAAAACAATACTGGTAATTGGCTCAGGTCCTATTATTATTGGTCAGGCAGCAGAATTTGATTATGCTGGAACCCAAGCTTGTCAAGCATTAAAAGAAGAAGGATATAATGTTATTCTTGTAAACTCTAACCCCGCAACAATCATGACAGATACAGAAATGGCAGATAAGGTGTACATTGAACCATTAACTGTAGAATTTGTTAGTAGAATTATTCGTAAAGAACGTCCTGATGCACTCTTACCTACGTTAGGTGGTCAAACTGGTTTAAATCTTGCGGTTGAACTTTCAGAATCTGGAGTATTAGATGAATGTGGAGTAGAAATCTTAGGAACAAAACTTTCAGCTATTAAACAAGCAGAAGACCGAGATTTGTTTAGACAACTCATGCATGAATTAGATCAGCCTGTACCAGAAAGTGAAATTATCCATACATTAGAGGAAGCTTATGACTTTGTTGACAAAGTAGGTTATCCCGTAATTGTTCGCCCTGCCTATACGTTAGGTGGAACTGGTGGAGGAATTTGTGAAAATGAAGAAGAATTACAGGAAATTGTATTGGGTGGATTAAAGAGCAGCCCTGTCAACCAATGTTTGCTAGAGAAGAGTATCGCTGGTTTCAAGGAAATTGAATATGAAGTAATGCGTGACAGCTCAGATCATGCCATTGTCGTTTGTAATATGGAGAATATCGATCCTGTTGGAATACATACAGGAGATTCTATTGTAGTGGCACCAAGCCAAACATTAAGCGATCGAGAATACCAGCTACTACGTAATGCATCTCTAAAGATCATACGTGCACTTAAAATTGAAGGTGGATGTAATGTACAACTAGCATTAGATCCAAACAGTTTTCAATATTATGTAATTGAGGTAAATCCTAGAGTAAGCCGTTCATCAGCACTTGCTTCAAAAGCGACAGGATATCCAATTGCGAAGCTAGCTGCAAAAATTGCCGTAGGTCTTACGCTAGATGAAATGATTAACCCTGTGACTGGTAAAACATATGCATGCTTTGAACCAGCACTCGACTATGTTGTTTCAAAAATTCCAAGATGGCCATTTGATAAATTTGAGTCTGCAAATCGCAAATTAGGTACTCAAATGAAAGCAACAGGAGAAGTGATGGCCATTGGAAGAACATTAGAGGAGTCCTTGTTAAAAGCCGTTCGCTCACTAGAAGCGGGTGTATATCATATTGAGCAAGATTACATGAAAAGCTTAACACATGAAGATTTGCAAAAACGAATTACAAAAGCTGATGATGAACGATTGTTTGTCATCGCAGAAGCATTTAGAAGAGGAATTACAATTGAGCAAGTTTTTGACTGGAGTAAGATTGATGTCTTTTTCCTGCAAAAGTTTTGGAACATTATCTTGCTTGAAAATGAACTAAAAGAAAATAAATTGAATGTAGAAGTACTAACACAAGCAAAGAAAAGAGGCTTTGCAGATAATACAATAGCCAAGCTATGGAATATGAAGGAAACAGAAGTATACGAACTTCGTAAACAAAATGGACTAATGCCTGTGTACAAAATGGTAGATACGTGTGCAGCGGAATTTGAATCTTCCACGCCATACTACTACGGTACTTATGAGGATGAAAATGAATCAATTCTAACAGAAAAGCCAAGTGTACTAGTTTTAGGTTCTGGTCCTATAAGAATTGGTCAAGGAATCGAGTTCGACTATGCAACTGTTCACTCGGTATGGGCGATAAAGGAAGCGGGCTATGAAGCAATTATCATTAACAATAATCCAGAGACAGTATCAACAGACTTTAGTACATCAGATAAGCTATACTTCGAACCTTTAACAGTTGAAGATGTTATGCATGTCATTGAACGTGAAAATCCAATAGGTGTGATTGTTCAATTCGGTGGTCAAACCGCGATTAACTTAGCAGCAGGCTTAGCTGAAAAAGGTGTAAAAATTCTTGGAACGTCACTTGAGGATTTAGATCGTGCAGAAAATCGTGATAAGTTTGAAAACACCTTAACCATGTTAGGAATTCCACAACCTGAAGGGAAAACTGCTACATCAGTTGAGGAAGCAGTTAAAGTAGCAGATAGAATTGGTTATCCAGTTCTCGTTCGTCCGTCATATGTATTAGGCGGAAGAGCGATGGAAATCGTTTATCACGAAGAAGAGTTACTTCATTACATGGAAAATGCTGTGAAAATTAATCCGGAGCATCCAGTATTAATAGACCGTTATTTAACCGGTAAAGAAATAGAAGTCGATGCCATATCAGACGGAGAAACGGTTTATATACCAGGTATTATGGAGCATATTGAAAGAGCTGGTGTACACTCAGGGGATTCCATTGCTGTATATCCTCCTCAAAGTTTAGCTGAAAATTTAAAGCAACAAATTATTGACTATACAGTTTCACTAGCTAAAGGTTTACATATTATCGGACTATTAAACATTCAATTCGTCATATCCAAAAACGAAGTGTTTGTCCTAGAAGTAAACCCAAGATCCAGTCGTACCGTACCTTTTTTAAGTAAAATTACGGGAGTACCGATGGCGAATCTTGCTACAAAATCAATACTTGGAACGTCGCTAAAGCAATTAGGTTATGAAACAGGCTATCATCCTGAAAGCGAAGGGGTGTATGTAAAGGTTCCAGTCTTCTCATTCGCAAAACTAAGACGAGTAGATATAACATTAGGACCTGAGATGAAATCTACTGGGGAAGTAATGGGAAAAGATGTAACGTTAGAAAAAGCATTGTATAAAGGTTTAGTCGCATCTGGAATTTCAGTCCCTATGTATGGATCTGTCTTATTGACAGTTGCTGATAAAGATAAGGAAGAAGCATTAATCATTGCAAAGAGGTTCCATCAAATTGGCTATAACATTATGGCGACTGAAGGAACAGCAGCATTTATTAGTGAGTACAACATTCCTGTAACTGTAGTCAATAAAATTGGAACTGAAACACCAAACTTACTAGATGTGATTCGAAAAGGAGAGGCACAATTTGTTATTAACACCTTAACGAAAGGAAAGCGTCCAGCAAGAGATGGCTTTAGAATTCGCCGTGAATCAGTTGAAAATGGTGTTGCATGTCTTACCTCTTTGGATACAGCTTATGCTATATTACGAGTTTTAGAGTCAATGACGTTCCATACTGAATCCATGTTACCTGTAAAGAAGGCTAAAGAGGTGGTTGTTTTATGA
- a CDS encoding orotate phosphoribosyltransferase has product MREKVAKHLLEIGAVALQVQEPFTWSSGIKSPIYCDNRLTMSYPHVRKDIAQGLEDIIKKHFPDVELIAGTATGGIAPAAWISEKLNLPMCYVRGKAKGHGKGKQVEGAFKPGQKVVVIEDLISTGGSSIISVKALREAGCEVLGIAAIFTYELAASKMALEDVGIKAHAITTFTSLARVASREGSISSEDLVKLEQWRQNPENENWITTNAR; this is encoded by the coding sequence ATGAGAGAGAAAGTTGCAAAGCACTTATTAGAGATTGGGGCAGTTGCCCTTCAGGTACAGGAACCATTCACCTGGTCATCTGGTATTAAGTCACCTATTTACTGTGATAACAGGCTAACGATGTCATACCCTCATGTGCGTAAAGATATTGCTCAAGGTCTAGAAGATATTATTAAAAAGCACTTTCCTGATGTTGAACTTATTGCTGGAACCGCAACTGGTGGGATTGCACCAGCAGCATGGATAAGTGAAAAACTGAATTTACCAATGTGTTATGTTCGCGGAAAGGCAAAAGGACATGGGAAAGGAAAACAAGTGGAAGGTGCCTTCAAACCTGGTCAAAAAGTTGTTGTTATTGAGGATTTAATCTCAACAGGAGGTAGTTCAATCATTTCTGTAAAAGCATTAAGAGAAGCAGGGTGTGAGGTTCTGGGAATTGCAGCCATATTCACTTATGAATTAGCAGCTTCTAAAATGGCGCTAGAGGATGTTGGAATCAAAGCCCATGCTATTACGACATTCACATCTTTAGCGAGAGTTGCTTCAAGGGAGGGTTCAATTTCATCTGAGGATCTAGTAAAGCTTGAGCAATGGAGACAAAATCCAGAGAATGAAAATTGGATCACAACTAACGCACGATAA
- the pyrF gene encoding orotidine-5'-phosphate decarboxylase, translating into MQQRTLIIALDFTTLQEVKAFLQQFGSKSLFVKVGMELFYKEGPEVIHFLKSKGHQVFLDLKLHDIPTTVMLGMKSIASLGVDLVNVHAAGGRRMMEAALEGLEAGTPFGSERAKLIAVTQLTSTSEEMLHHELLIPLSLEESVKSYATLTRLAGLDGVVCSVWEVPMIREVCGEQFLTITPGIRNQDDAANDQTRIATPLQANQAGSSMIVVGRSITKAMNPVEKYESMKIQWGG; encoded by the coding sequence ATGCAACAACGTACTCTTATCATCGCGTTAGATTTTACTACCCTACAAGAAGTAAAAGCATTTTTACAACAGTTTGGTTCAAAGTCTCTATTTGTCAAAGTAGGGATGGAGCTATTTTATAAAGAGGGACCTGAAGTCATTCATTTCTTAAAGAGTAAGGGGCATCAAGTATTCCTCGATTTAAAACTTCATGACATTCCAACTACTGTCATGCTAGGAATGAAAAGTATCGCTTCCCTTGGTGTTGATCTTGTAAATGTACACGCAGCTGGTGGAAGAAGAATGATGGAGGCTGCACTTGAAGGACTTGAAGCAGGCACACCTTTTGGTAGTGAGAGAGCTAAGTTAATCGCTGTGACGCAATTAACGAGTACGTCAGAAGAGATGTTACATCATGAATTACTCATTCCACTATCTCTAGAAGAGTCAGTTAAATCGTATGCAACACTGACGAGACTAGCTGGCTTAGATGGAGTGGTTTGTTCTGTATGGGAAGTGCCGATGATTAGAGAGGTTTGTGGCGAACAGTTTTTAACGATTACACCAGGTATACGCAATCAAGATGATGCTGCAAATGACCAAACGCGAATAGCAACTCCTCTTCAAGCAAATCAAGCAGGTTCTAGTATGATTGTCGTAGGAAGAAGTATAACAAAGGCAATGAATCCAGTAGAAAAATATGAATCAATGAAAATACAATGGGGGGGATAA
- a CDS encoding dihydroorotate dehydrogenase, whose amino-acid sequence MNTLSVELPGLSLKNPIMPASGCFGFGKEYASLYDLNVLGAIMIKATTVEPRFGNPTPRVAETSSGMLNAIGLQNPGLEKVMDEELPWLEQFETPIIANIAGSVIEDYVMVATEISKVKNVHALELNISCPNVKTGGIAFGTIPEVAAEVTRKVKEVSEVPVYVKLSPNVSNIVEMAKAVENAGADGLTMINTLLGMRLDLKTGKPILANKTGGLSGPAIKPVAIRMIYEVSQVVSIPIIGMGGVQSAEDVIEFLYAGASSVAVGTANFVDPLVCPTIIDELPILLEELGFDHISECVGRSWNNKCNNVLLSSR is encoded by the coding sequence ATGAATACATTATCAGTCGAACTTCCAGGGTTGTCCTTAAAAAATCCAATCATGCCTGCATCAGGTTGTTTTGGATTCGGTAAGGAGTACGCCTCTCTATATGACTTAAACGTGCTTGGTGCAATCATGATTAAGGCAACAACTGTTGAACCTAGGTTCGGAAATCCTACACCCCGAGTAGCAGAGACTTCATCAGGAATGCTAAATGCAATTGGCTTACAAAATCCTGGCCTTGAAAAGGTGATGGACGAAGAATTACCTTGGCTTGAACAGTTCGAAACACCAATCATTGCAAACATTGCGGGGTCTGTTATTGAAGATTACGTAATGGTAGCCACTGAAATATCAAAGGTAAAAAATGTTCATGCACTAGAATTAAATATTTCTTGTCCCAATGTGAAAACAGGAGGAATTGCATTTGGAACGATTCCTGAAGTGGCTGCTGAAGTAACGAGAAAAGTAAAAGAAGTATCTGAAGTGCCTGTGTATGTTAAACTCTCGCCTAATGTTTCAAACATTGTGGAAATGGCGAAGGCTGTTGAAAATGCAGGAGCAGACGGTTTAACAATGATTAACACATTACTCGGTATGAGATTAGATTTGAAAACTGGGAAACCCATCTTAGCAAATAAAACAGGTGGTCTCTCCGGTCCAGCCATCAAGCCAGTTGCCATTCGAATGATTTATGAAGTGAGTCAAGTTGTGTCCATTCCGATTATTGGAATGGGTGGTGTACAGTCTGCTGAAGATGTGATTGAGTTTTTGTATGCAGGTGCTAGTAGTGTAGCTGTTGGAACCGCTAATTTTGTAGATCCACTAGTGTGTCCTACAATCATTGATGAACTTCCCATTCTATTAGAAGAATTAGGATTTGATCATATTTCTGAATGTGTCGGAAGGAGCTGGAATAATAAATGCAACAACGTACTCTTATCATCGCGTTAG